The sequence below is a genomic window from Pelmatolapia mariae isolate MD_Pm_ZW linkage group LG9, Pm_UMD_F_2, whole genome shotgun sequence.
TTTGactttgaatctcagtgacttCTACCTCAAAGTCAACATCAGAGGtcaggttttctgaaaatcttatGAATGAAATAACCCAAGAAGGAAGTCACCTGGGATTTTCAAATTGACACCATAAGTGCAGCTACTAGGATGCTGAGGGGTGGCACTGCTGGCTGTCAGTGTTTTAAATCAATTACAAACTGAGTCAGTCATGTCAGCAAATTGTCAAATCCTAACAGAACCAGACGCACTCGCTATAGAGGGAAAGGGTTCAAGGCCTGTCTTTTGTCTTGGTGTAAAACACACATGTGCCCCCTGCAGACCATCGTAGGTGCCGTCACCTCTGTAATGAGGGCTCTACTATGATTTCCTCTCAGACTGTTGTTGGCGCTGTCTGTTTACATCCTGCATTGACATTCTCagtcacccccccaccccccttatATCACACTGATGCCATTTTTCTTGCCAGCTTCATACAAGCACAGATTCACTTAAAAAAGAACGCGTGTGCTTAGCTGGCTTTCTTCTGCCTCTTTGATTGAATTATCTCAGACTGAAGTGTGCTATAAAGTCGTCATGTTTCAGAGGACGGCAGGTATTATCATTGTTTTTGAGTGGCAGGCATCACACCTAACCAACATAATgcacaacaaataaatatataaatcaaattTGTCCATGTCGTGCCACAGTGAGGTTTAAAAAACAGTTGCACCCCAGGAAGGCAACTACATTTCATCTACACAAAATGACGACCTGACCCAAGCATTCGAGTCTTAACCACATGATACAATCTCCTTTATTCACCTCCGTATTTAGACTGATGtccttaaattaaaaataatcttttgtGGCAACTCCTCAGCATCTTAGGCCCTAATGCAGCATCAGCAGGATAACGCACTGCTTTGTTGTGTGTTCTTGTCTTTACACCCCCAATTTCCCCTGGTCCTTTTTGGTTCTTTAACTGCCTCGCTGTTATGTTGAAACTCCATTGTTTGTAAATGACAACTCTGGTGCTTACTCTTTCAGTCAGTGGTctaaatgcaggaaaaaaagaaaataactcaGCCAGTGGCAGGCCATTCTCCTCATCTTTGATGTgtagggtttgtttttttgttttatttaaagaccACTGCAAACAGCAGCAAGCTGATTTAGACTTTGATTCCTCTGAGGAGCTCGTGATTTAGTAAAACGATCGGTGGTGTATATAACTTGTTCAGCTCTCTGAGATGAAGCGCTGAAACGAGGGACAACAACATGAAGAGATGCATTGCTCTGTAGCAAAAGGAGCCGACTTTTAAGAGACGTTAAAACTGCATAACTGTGCTTCCTTTTGAACAGAAACCTGTAATCAAAGAAAATCAACTGTATGTGAATATTCATTGTAAAAAAGAGACAGTAAATGAAGTacttaaatattataattactTACACAGAGCTGCCGCGCCATTGATGGAAATCTGTGATGCCTTTGTTCTTATCAGAAGTAGATGGACGTTTCAGATCGCCTTCACTGCAGCCAGTAACTCGCCGAAGTATCACGTGAATATCGGAAACAAAGTAGCGTTGAGTAATGATGCTGTATATCAACTTAATGGAGCGGGGAAGTTGCTGCGGTTTAGGCGATCTGAAATGCATCCAAACTTGTAACATATCGCGTGTAGATacacactgtaaacacaaaCTACACTGTACAGAATGCCCCTTTACTGGAGAAGATGTGTATAGaagtttcatttttaatctgCTTTCACCCATTTTCAATGGAGAGAGATTGATTTATGAGatacaaataaataagtgaATAAATCCCCGcattgattcatgttttcattctttttttgtgtgtttcctgtGCCTTTGGGGCATTATATAtagaggagaaaaataaaacaaggttTGGAAATGACACTGATGTGACTTAAAGAATCTGTTGGGATTATTTCTACAtgacaaaaatgtaattttggtCTTTACGGGATTTGGTCCAACAGTAATTTGACAAACTAACATATATCTCAACTTAGGCATTGTTTGAAAAGTCCTGTGAAGCAGGTGACTGGAGTCTACAACTCATGGACGTCACTGAATGCTGCGTTTCCTCCACtgagatgctctgccaggccttcaTTACAGTCATCTTCAGTTGCTGCGTGCTGCTTGTTgcttgagatcaggtgactgacttggctgttaaaaaataacccatttctttgccttgagaaactgTTGAGTTGcttttacagtttgttttgggtcattatctatTTGAAATGTGAAGCACCAGCTGATCAGTTTTGCAGAATTTGGCTGAATCCAAGCAGAGTGTACAGCCCTGTATGCTTCACAATCCTCCCTGCTGCTTCAGCAAACTCATCATCAGTAAACGTAGTATAAAGCACTATACAAGTACAGACCATTTACAATCATCAGTAAACGCACTAACAGCACAGTTACACTGGAAGCCATACATGCCAGTAACATTCAGTCTTCATGTTTGACAGGAGATATGATAtgcattcttttcttttggatGTAGACTGGCAGAGTCTCTAATCTGGCAatcagtggtttgcaccttatTGTAAACCCACAGTATTCACATTTATGAAGCCATTTTTTGATCGTAGACATTGACAATAGTACACCTCCCATCTTGACAATTCTTGGCTTGGATGGATGTTTTGAGGGAAATTTTCTTAACCATGAAAAGAATTCTGGTATCATCCACCTTCACTTTTGTGGTGTTTCAGGAagtttggtgttgctgagcttgCTGTCTCTCTTTGATGggtctattttgttttttaagcctaTCGATGGCCTCCTTCACTCCATGCATTGACACCTCTTTGGACCACTGAGAGTTCCAGTGCAGGCAAAATTACAATAAATTTGTCATTGTCCAAAAATGTATGGACCTAACAtttatttttggattttaatgtttttcagaTAGGCAGTCCTAACTTTAATGTTACAGTAGGTTTGGTCAGCTTGTTTCAAACAGGAACAGTCGCATCTACAATGCATCAAGCGAACTATGTTAACCTATTACAGTAACAACTGTCTTGACTGGCTTTCTGTGAGTGCTTTCATATATTAAAACAGGGAAGCATAAATAGAGAAGTAGATATGGTCAAGGAAACCCAGGATTTCTGTATTAGTGGTGGGTATAAAGATCAAGGTATCAACAGTATTGATACCAATGCAGATAATGATATTGGATCAATTCTAACATGATGATtttgatactttgtttctatcctctgAGTTCAGTATGTAACCCACTGAATTGGGTTCATTTATTTTatggaaataaaaaacatacatttaaacaacagaagctgacccaaagtgctttaaagtTGGGCACAGTTACATTCCAGGTTTTAAAATAACTTtagcttttcatgtattttgaaaaaagtgttttttattgtattaaCTCATTCTCATGGAAGAGTAAGAATAACAGTTATTTAGTTGTCATCACGAATTTACAAGTTGATGATGATTCCTGTCATAAATCATGAGACATGGAGCTATACCACCTTTGTAAGTTGAAAGCATGGTTATCAGTATTGGCATCGGATTTATTGGTATCAGATCGATACCAAAATTTGAATTATGGCACACCCATAATCTGTATGCAGTTACCTCAGGGCGCTATATATTGTGatttaaagaccctacagtagtacacagaaaaaagaaaaactaaataaatatgtaaaaaatactattagaaaacacaaaactttaATAAATCTGCCTTTTTTAGGATTCACATCAGTGGCATTCATAATActcgttttttgttttgatgtgaATGAATTCATGAATCCAAAAAGAAGTACTGTTCTGAAGAATGTGTGCGAGCGTGACTCGATTAGTAAGCACTCAGGGTGCCAGCACTTGAATAGCTCAGCTCACCCTGTGCTGGTAAACATGGATGTCACAAAGATGTCTCTCTTGGTTCTGCAAAAACGCAACTTGAACTCTCCATGGAAATCCTCCGTGGAAAGCAAAAGGTTCACGCAgggttcatttgtttttaatctggaAATAAGCAAATGGAAATACCTtgctgatgccagaggtcagagatgAATGGGCAGAATGCATTAAGctaataggaaggcaacaggaACTCAAGTAACCATTCGTTACGTCCAAGATATGCGgaggagcatctctgaatgcacaacttGTCAAACCTAGAAGCAGATGACCACACGGGGTggcactcctgtcagctaagaacaggaaactgaagctacaGTCCAACTGGACAACAGAAAATTGGAAAATTGTTGTCAGGCCTGGGGAAGTCTTGCTTTCTGCTGCAATATTCAGATGGTAAATTTAGAACTCTGAAGTTCGGATAAAATGAGATGAAATAACGCAACATACAAAACTACTAACGACAGGACactgttttattatttcttgaAGGCATGTGTGATTTCTGTGTGCAAAGCCGGAAACTGTTCGGTTTTTATAGTTAATAATGAAGTAGAAAATCTTTAGGAAACAGTCTTGTTAGCAGCTGTTAAGGGTCCAGAGGGGCATCATGTTTCACCGAGCTTCATCCCAGCTTCTTCAGGAGATCCACAGCTTCCTTGTGGACCTGCAGAGGAAGAGGGGCATGCACTGATTAAGTTAAATAGTCCCACTGATATACAGTTAAACTGAAATATACAAAAACACAGAGTAAACCATAAGTCTGGAGTCAGGGTGTGTGTGTACCTCTTTGTCTTCCAGCGTGTGAGCAGGGTATTCCTTTGTTTTGGTCAGCCACAGCAGTGCTTTCTCCTTGTCTTTCATGGCTAAATAAGTCTTTCCGAGCATCAGCAGGTTCTTGCTGTAGAAGTTTGGATCGACTGGGaaaaacaagagagagagagagacaaatgtTTGTCGGCTgactgctttttttaaaaaaaaaaatcacagacacatgtttgtctgtgattatttttaaagaatcGTGTTGGTGACAGTACTCTACCTTCCTCAGCTTTTAGGAAAAACGCCAAAGCCTGaaagacacagaaaaacaaaactcactGTGCAGCTAGTAAGAAAGCAAAGGATGTCAGATTCAGACTGGGCGGTCCTCACCTCCTCGTATGTAGACTCGGGTGGTGATGAGAATATTACAGCTGCCACCTTGCGCTGATACCACGGCAGCTCAGCAAAAGCAAAGCACCTGAGAGACAAAGGCCAGCATATGTTAGGTgccatccatgtggatgttactttgacgCGTACCACCTTGTTGCAGACATATACACCCTTTCATCCAAACGGCACTCCCTCatggctgtggcctctttcagcaggacACTGCACCCTGCCTCAAAGCAAAAATGGTTCAGGGATGATTCGAGGAGCACAAGAATGAGTTTGAGGTCTTGGCTTGGCCTCTAAATTCCCCAGATCTCAATTCAATCAAATTAATTGCGGGATGTGATGGACAAACAATCCACCTCACAATTTAGAAGACTTTAAGGATTGgttgctaacatcttggtgcaGATGCTCCAGCACACCTTTAGGCGTCTAGTGGAGTCCATGCCTCGACGAATCAGGActgttttgaaagaaaaaggGGACCAATGCAATATTAGGAgggtggtcataatgttatgcctgatcgGTGTATATTTTCTGGGATTTGCACATAGAAAGTTGCTTCAAGggctttttaatcatttatctTATTAATCATGTTGGTTGAAATCCAGACACTGATCCAGCTTTACCAAATGAACATATGGTAAAGATTTTAATCTTAAAGTTTCATCCAACACATTTAGTCGACATCTATTTCATTTTACATTCCTTGGGCCACAAAGAGTCACAACtccattgtttatttttttctaaatttctCCAATTCCAGCTGCACTCCCTTGGAAGTTGTGGAAGAAACACTCCCGTAAGTGTGAGAGTTCAACCACACATGGCTGGGTCTATTCAGCACAGTACAGAGCCAGTTTGAGAGAGGGGAGCCCTCCTTTCACTCAGTCTTAAAAACCCCCcacgaaaacaaaaaacagtctcACCAGTAACCCAAAATGTGTATGGAAGTGGCATCTTTAGGGTTGAGCTCGATGGCTCtctaagaggaaaaaaaaaaaaaaatcagtgttcaGATGTTAAATATGTGATTTTGGTCACATGACTTCCATCTTAAGGTCCTCTCACCTCTAGATGATCCCTGATGATGTACGAATTTCCAATTTTAACCTTGACACCCTCATAATCCCCGACGTCGCTGAGACACACGGCATACCACTGTGTGAcgagcagaagaaaaaaagaaaagaaaaacctgttAAAACTCGTAATCAACATCCTGTGAGTGTCGAGTTAACCTCGGAGAAACCACAATCTCACCTTGTGAGCTGCAGAGCACAGGTCATCTTTCTCCAGGGCCTTTTTGGCGTACTCAAAGGCCTCAAACGTGAGCTGCTTCTTCCGCCCGGCCTCGATGTTGGGCAGGAGGGACAGGTCCCGAGAAGCCCGGGCCAATCTCCACAGGAACTCTGCATCgttgctacacacacacacacaaagagagtcATTATTGTCCAACTAAATTcagactgaatgaaaacaaaaaccacaactTTACACCCAGTGGGTGGTAAAACACTTTGCTTTGGTGGCATGTGGTTGTTGtattacaaaaacacatacaaagacagaaaaaacaaagatcaaATAGAATCAATAAACCCTTTGAACTCTCCTTACCTGTCTTTGTACTGCACCAGCAGCTGGTAGAGTTTCTCtgtctctgcacagctgtaCAGGTAGTCAGCCTGCTCCAAAACCTCCCCTAGACAGACACAAAACCCACCAGTTCAGCCATAAAGCCCAGCTGACATTCACTAGATCAAACATAATAAAAAGCACATGTTCGTATCTGAGTTTGCCATCTACCTCTATCTAAAGCGCAGACCACAGCTGAACTCTGCACCTTGCGATAAGCTGCATAACCGAGGCACGACAGTGCAGGGAGCCCCAGCAGGAATGCAGCCCGTCCACTCTGTGCACAAGTGAGGaagtgacacaaaaacacacttgtGAATGCAAGCGCTAGGCAAGAACAGACTGTCTCCCATTCTAAGTCACTCTTGGCGTCTGTGCTGACCCTGAGTAACCTGAACCCAGAGCTGGACTGTGAAGCCATGGGGTCACTGCATTTTTCAGTCCACACTTTACAGGATGTTCCAGTTTAATTACACAGCCAGCTGACAAGCATAGCATCATCATTGCTGTACAGTACTGGTAGTTCTCTTCCTGCATGGATAAACAGCTCTGACAGCattgagaaaaacaaacaaacaaaaaaaaaaaaaacaacgtttGCCCCTTCACCTATATATCAAATATGAAGCTCTGAGGAAATGGCACCACTGACCTTCCTGAGCGCAAATCACGGAGCTCgcataaagataaagaaagcaGTGTGATAATGAATGAAGCAGCGTTATTTTGGATGAGACAAAGGCATCGTTATTTACAGTCAGAGCGGTGGAAGTCCTTCGTAGGGCAGTCCAGTAGTTTCGGTTTGTCCCTCTGCTTTTTACGCAGTTTGCGCCAGACCCAAACTCCACTAAAGCCCTGCTCACACACCGTGTTATAATCCTCCCAGCCATCTTATCACAGGTCCACACTATCAGTGATCACtcatcacactgacacaaacTTACAGACTCTCGGCGAGTGTCCCCGAGAGGGGGGATGGTGCGTTCAAGAGCACAAATTAAACACGTTGcgaaataaacaaatgaatgacTAAATCGTGGATTTTTAGAGCaaataaaagttattttgtAAATGCTTTGAAGACGGAACAAAATATCcttgctttaaaataaaaatttaatccATCCAATACAAATGTCCCTAATTTGCTCTTTATCTGTTCAAACATGacagtggaaaaaacaaaacaaaacagaacaaaaaaaaaaacaaaa
It includes:
- the rmdn1 gene encoding regulator of microtubule dynamics protein 1, with protein sequence MAGRIITRCVSRALVEFGSGANCVKSRGTNRNYWTALRRTSTALTSGRAAFLLGLPALSCLGYAAYRKVQSSAVVCALDRGEVLEQADYLYSCAETEKLYQLLVQYKDSNDAEFLWRLARASRDLSLLPNIEAGRKKQLTFEAFEYAKKALEKDDLCSAAHKWYAVCLSDVGDYEGVKVKIGNSYIIRDHLERAIELNPKDATSIHILGYWCFAFAELPWYQRKVAAVIFSSPPESTYEEALAFFLKAEEVDPNFYSKNLLMLGKTYLAMKDKEKALLWLTKTKEYPAHTLEDKEVHKEAVDLLKKLG